One Clostridium sp. CM027 genomic window carries:
- a CDS encoding ferredoxin family protein translates to MSIKIDPQKCVGCGKCMDVCPGNLIFKKNDSKAFIEYPQECWGCCACVKECPAMAINYYLGADIGGKGTYLNTKKEKNLLHWHMFKPNSEEIIITTNVAEANKY, encoded by the coding sequence ATGAGCATTAAAATAGATCCACAAAAATGTGTGGGTTGCGGAAAATGTATGGACGTTTGCCCGGGAAATCTTATATTTAAAAAGAATGACTCAAAAGCTTTTATAGAATACCCACAGGAGTGTTGGGGATGTTGTGCTTGCGTTAAAGAATGTCCTGCTATGGCTATAAATTATTATCTTGGAGCAGATATTGGAGGTAAAGGAACTTATTTAAATACAAAAAAAGAAAAAAATCTTCTTCATTGGCACATGTTTAAACCAAATAGTGAAGAAATCATTATTACAACAAATGTAGCAGAGGCTAACAAATATTAG
- a CDS encoding adenylyl-sulfate reductase subunit alpha has protein sequence MKLEMKTLVADILVVGGGTAGCYASLTLTKREDISIIVVDKANIKRSGCLAAGVNAINGYINKGYTPEDFVDYVKNEAEGIIREDLVYSIAKNLNKVTKNMEGLGLAILKDSQGQYVTRGKRSIKINGENIKPLLANEVNSKKNIKVLNKVNIIDYIVKDEVVIGAYGFHIEKNIFYVIYAKAVICTTGGASGLYKPNNPGFSKHKMWYSPFNTGAGYAMGIRAGAEMTSFEMRFIALRCKDTIAPTGTVAQGIGAKQINAYDTEYVQNYGRPLTITRLFATVEENKKGLGPCYLKTKGISKEVEEELYKAYLNMAPAQTLKWIEDGLGPSTENLEIEGTEPYIVGGHSASGYWVDAKRATTISGLYAAGDVAGGSPKKYVTGCFVEGEIAADAATEFIKNKKNKLIEEEEILSKAKLLETFLEDNDSLFSINGVEEAMQKVMDEYAGGISKNYVFNSSKLRIASGKIDELLVLSKDLRAKDMRELLQIFEVIDRLYVCKVLIVHLLKRKETRWKCYGDNADFPYKDDGLLKYINTIYKDGKVKVVFRNLIKRDEVYEH, from the coding sequence ATGAAGCTAGAAATGAAAACTTTGGTAGCAGATATATTAGTTGTTGGTGGAGGCACGGCCGGATGTTATGCATCACTTACTTTAACTAAGAGAGAAGACATAAGCATTATAGTAGTGGACAAAGCTAATATAAAAAGAAGCGGATGTCTAGCGGCAGGAGTTAATGCAATCAATGGTTATATTAATAAAGGATATACCCCAGAAGACTTCGTAGATTATGTTAAAAATGAAGCTGAGGGAATAATAAGGGAAGACCTGGTATATTCTATTGCTAAAAATTTAAACAAAGTTACAAAAAATATGGAGGGACTAGGGCTTGCAATCTTAAAGGATTCACAGGGCCAATATGTTACTCGTGGCAAAAGAAGTATTAAAATCAATGGGGAAAATATAAAACCTCTTCTTGCAAATGAGGTTAACTCAAAGAAAAACATAAAGGTTTTAAACAAGGTAAATATAATAGATTACATTGTTAAAGATGAAGTAGTTATAGGTGCTTATGGTTTCCATATAGAAAAAAATATTTTTTATGTAATTTATGCAAAGGCAGTTATTTGCACCACTGGTGGAGCTTCAGGCCTTTATAAACCTAATAATCCTGGATTTTCTAAACATAAGATGTGGTATTCACCTTTTAATACCGGAGCAGGGTATGCAATGGGAATAAGAGCAGGGGCTGAGATGACATCTTTTGAAATGAGGTTTATTGCGCTTAGATGCAAGGACACCATAGCACCTACAGGCACTGTGGCTCAAGGTATTGGTGCTAAGCAAATTAATGCCTACGATACGGAGTATGTACAAAACTATGGGAGACCTTTAACTATTACACGATTATTTGCAACTGTAGAGGAAAATAAAAAAGGCTTAGGACCTTGCTATTTGAAAACTAAGGGCATTTCAAAGGAAGTAGAGGAAGAACTCTACAAGGCATATCTTAATATGGCTCCAGCACAGACTTTAAAGTGGATTGAAGATGGTTTGGGGCCTAGTACAGAAAATTTGGAGATAGAAGGTACAGAACCTTATATAGTAGGTGGTCACTCTGCTAGCGGTTATTGGGTGGATGCAAAACGAGCTACTACTATCTCAGGATTATATGCAGCTGGGGATGTGGCAGGGGGAAGCCCTAAAAAATATGTAACTGGTTGTTTTGTCGAAGGTGAAATTGCAGCTGATGCCGCAACGGAGTTTATAAAAAACAAGAAAAATAAATTAATAGAGGAAGAAGAAATTTTATCTAAAGCTAAATTATTAGAAACTTTTCTTGAAGATAATGACAGTTTATTTTCTATAAATGGTGTTGAAGAGGCTATGCAAAAGGTAATGGATGAATATGCAGGTGGTATATCTAAAAACTATGTTTTTAATTCTTCAAAATTGCGAATTGCAAGTGGTAAAATAGATGAGCTTTTAGTGCTTTCAAAGGATTTGAGGGCCAAGGACATGCGAGAACTTTTGCAAATATTTGAAGTCATAGATAGGTTATATGTTTGCAAAGTTTTAATAGTTCATCTTCTAAAAAGAAAAGAAACCCGCTGGAAATGCTATGGAGATAATGCGGATTTTCCATATAAAGATGATGGTTTACTTAAATATATCAACACAATATATAAAGATGGAAAGGTTAAAGTTGTTTTTAGAAATTTAATAAAGCGAGATGAAGTTTATGAGCATTAA
- the cysC gene encoding adenylyl-sulfate kinase, with protein sequence MSTENLTWHNTFVTRRHREATLTQKSKLLWFTGLSGSGKSTVANALEIKLNHLGKSTYLLDGDNIRLGINSDLGFSVEDRSENIRRISEIGKLFVDAGLITIACFISPLIVNREMVRATLGEDFIEIFVDCPLGECEKRDPKNLYKKARLAEIKEFTGITSPYENPENPEIVINTKEQTIDQCVDKILDYLKL encoded by the coding sequence ATGAGTACAGAAAATCTTACCTGGCATAATACGTTTGTAACTCGCAGGCATAGAGAAGCCACACTTACACAAAAATCTAAGTTATTATGGTTTACTGGGTTATCAGGTTCTGGTAAGTCTACGGTGGCAAACGCTTTAGAGATAAAATTAAATCATCTAGGAAAATCAACTTATCTATTGGATGGTGATAATATTCGCCTTGGCATAAATTCAGATCTTGGATTTTCTGTAGAGGATAGAAGTGAAAATATTAGGCGAATTAGTGAAATTGGAAAGCTATTTGTAGATGCAGGACTAATAACTATTGCTTGTTTCATATCCCCGCTTATTGTAAACCGTGAAATGGTAAGAGCAACTCTTGGTGAAGATTTCATTGAAATATTTGTAGATTGCCCACTTGGCGAATGTGAGAAAAGAGATCCTAAAAATCTATATAAAAAGGCGAGACTCGCTGAAATTAAAGAATTTACAGGAATAACTTCACCTTACGAAAACCCAGAAAATCCAGAAATTGTGATAAATACAAAAGAGCAAACTATAGATCAATGTGTAGATAAAATATTAGATTATTTAAAGCTATAG
- a CDS encoding ABC transporter permease, translated as MVIGILKKILFYILLILIWEAIYKVGVDILRIWRPYTLPSPIDVFGTLAVLIKDNTIGIAIVASLKRLLVGYFISVVIGVTLGLTIAKFKYLEENLGPLILGLQTLPSICWLPFAILWFGLSESSIIFVIAIGSTFAVAISVNYAIKNVNPLYIRAARTMGAKGRKIYTQVILPAALPDIVSGLKQGWSFAWRALMAGEMLSSTKGLGQVLMVGRDLADISQVVAVMIVIIILGLLVDKLVFSRLEKSMRHIWGLDRV; from the coding sequence ATGGTGATTGGAATATTGAAGAAAATTCTGTTTTATATTCTTCTAATATTAATATGGGAGGCGATTTATAAAGTAGGAGTTGATATTCTAAGAATTTGGAGGCCTTATACGTTACCATCACCTATAGATGTTTTTGGGACTCTGGCAGTTCTAATAAAGGATAATACTATAGGGATAGCCATTGTTGCAAGTTTAAAGAGATTACTAGTGGGATATTTTATTTCAGTAGTAATAGGAGTTACTCTTGGGCTCACAATTGCTAAATTTAAATATTTAGAAGAGAACCTGGGTCCATTAATTTTAGGCCTTCAGACATTGCCAAGTATTTGCTGGTTGCCGTTTGCGATTTTATGGTTTGGGCTTAGTGAGAGTTCGATTATTTTTGTAATTGCAATTGGTTCCACATTTGCGGTGGCAATATCAGTTAATTACGCAATAAAAAATGTTAATCCCTTATATATAAGAGCTGCAAGAACGATGGGAGCTAAGGGTAGAAAGATCTATACTCAGGTAATCCTGCCGGCAGCGTTGCCGGATATAGTTAGTGGATTAAAGCAGGGATGGTCCTTTGCATGGAGGGCTCTAATGGCTGGGGAAATGCTTTCGTCTACAAAGGGGCTTGGTCAAGTACTAATGGTAGGAAGAGATTTAGCAGACATTAGCCAGGTTGTAGCAGTAATGATAGTAATAATAATTCTTGGGTTATTAGTTGATAAACTTGTTTTTTCAAGATTAGAGAAAAGCATGAGACATATTTGGGGTCTTGATAGGGTCTAG
- a CDS encoding ABC transporter ATP-binding protein yields MSLIVKGVSKEFVSKHKKTSTLENFNLEIKKGDFVCILGPSGCGKSTLLNILAGLEKATKGVVILNGNEIAGPGPDRTVMFQEAALFPWLKVIDNVEFGMKMAGVTKEVRYEKALHYLKMVHLSKFQNSYVYELSGGMKQRVALARALSLDCEILLMDEPFAALDSQTKMMLQQELQRIWVNTKKTIIFITHNAEEAVYLANRVVVMAANPGRIKREFIIELARPRQMESCDIAYYTSKIMKALKEEVEKVAKAEYDGDWNIEENSVLYSSNINMGGDL; encoded by the coding sequence TTGAGTCTTATTGTTAAGGGCGTAAGCAAAGAATTTGTTTCAAAACATAAAAAAACAAGCACACTTGAAAATTTTAATTTAGAGATAAAAAAGGGCGACTTCGTATGTATACTAGGACCGTCTGGTTGTGGGAAATCAACACTGCTAAATATTTTGGCAGGACTTGAAAAGGCCACTAAGGGCGTGGTTATACTTAATGGTAATGAGATAGCTGGGCCGGGACCAGATAGGACAGTGATGTTTCAGGAAGCAGCATTATTCCCATGGCTTAAGGTAATTGATAACGTAGAGTTTGGAATGAAAATGGCAGGTGTGACTAAGGAAGTTAGATACGAGAAGGCACTACATTATTTGAAAATGGTTCATCTTTCAAAGTTCCAGAATTCCTATGTTTATGAGCTGTCGGGGGGAATGAAGCAGAGAGTAGCACTTGCTCGCGCACTATCTCTTGACTGCGAAATACTTTTAATGGATGAACCTTTTGCGGCTCTTGATAGTCAGACTAAAATGATGTTACAACAAGAATTGCAACGCATATGGGTAAATACAAAAAAAACCATCATTTTTATTACTCACAACGCAGAAGAGGCAGTTTATTTGGCCAATAGAGTTGTAGTGATGGCAGCAAATCCAGGTAGAATAAAGCGGGAGTTTATTATAGAGCTTGCAAGGCCAAGACAGATGGAAAGTTGTGATATTGCTTATTACACATCTAAAATAATGAAAGCATTAAAAGAGGAGGTGGAGAAGGTTGCAAAAGCAGAATACGATGGTGATTGGAATATTGAAGAAAATTCTGTTTTATATTCTTCTAATATTAATATGGGAGGCGATTTATAA
- a CDS encoding aliphatic sulfonate ABC transporter substrate-binding protein, which yields MKNSKSLKFSMVLFVGVLILGGLAGCSSKKVENDNVNLRVAYFPNITHSQALVGRAQGSFQKAVGGKNKIDWKLFNAGPAEIEALFAEAIDIAYIGPGPAINGYAKSKGDIQIIAGATDAGAIFVSKRGTIIKNLKELSGKKIAVPQFGNTQDLTLRNILSANGLKDTTKGGTVEVRQAANADILSLMQKGDIDAALVPEPWGSRFIKEAKANIILDYKEIFRKGKYTTAVVVVRTEFLKQHPQIVENFIRNHVEVTDYINKNPDNAKEIVNKQITELTKKGIPNDVLDAAFKRLTITNNPEKDSVIDFVKYSLHTGFLKLEPDTKELFNLSILNKVLKEKGQDQIK from the coding sequence ATGAAAAATTCAAAGAGTCTTAAATTTTCAATGGTATTATTCGTAGGTGTTTTAATACTTGGGGGATTAGCAGGATGCTCATCTAAAAAAGTAGAAAATGATAATGTAAATCTTAGAGTTGCGTATTTTCCAAACATAACTCATTCACAAGCTCTTGTAGGACGCGCACAGGGAAGTTTTCAAAAAGCCGTCGGCGGAAAAAATAAGATAGATTGGAAATTATTTAATGCAGGCCCAGCAGAAATAGAAGCACTTTTTGCAGAAGCTATTGATATAGCATATATAGGGCCTGGTCCAGCTATTAATGGATATGCAAAATCCAAAGGCGACATTCAGATTATTGCAGGGGCAACCGACGCAGGAGCAATATTTGTATCTAAAAGAGGAACAATTATTAAAAATCTAAAAGAGTTAAGTGGCAAGAAAATTGCAGTTCCACAATTTGGTAATACACAAGATCTAACACTTCGAAATATATTATCTGCGAATGGGCTTAAAGACACGACAAAGGGTGGAACCGTGGAAGTAAGGCAAGCAGCAAATGCGGATATTTTATCTCTGATGCAAAAAGGGGATATAGATGCAGCCTTAGTGCCAGAACCATGGGGTTCAAGATTTATTAAAGAGGCGAAAGCAAATATTATTTTAGATTATAAAGAAATATTTAGAAAAGGAAAATATACTACTGCTGTAGTAGTTGTTAGAACTGAATTTTTAAAGCAGCATCCACAAATTGTTGAAAATTTTATAAGAAATCATGTAGAAGTAACTGATTATATTAATAAAAATCCAGATAATGCTAAGGAAATAGTAAACAAACAAATTACTGAATTAACTAAAAAAGGAATACCAAATGATGTTTTAGATGCTGCTTTTAAGAGATTAACAATTACAAATAATCCGGAAAAAGACTCAGTAATTGATTTTGTTAAATATTCACTCCATACAGGCTTCTTAAAATTAGAGCCAGATACTAAGGAGTTGTTTAATCTTAGTATTTTGAATAAAGTTTTAAAAGAAAAAGGGCAAGATCAAATCAAATAA
- a CDS encoding SGNH/GDSL hydrolase family protein, with the protein MEIKDSYIFIAFGDSITKGIIYDDERSKYATLKENFTSIIENKIKGPVYNAGKFGSTIMRGARKMYNDVIKKSPDIVLIEFGGNDCDYNWNDIAKNPDMEYRPNTDISIFRETLLTMIDTLKTNHIFPILMTLPPLDPLKYFKWITKEDSTSEKNILQWLGTKDRLFNWHNSYSKIITEIAAETSTVLIDVRTEFLKYSDYSQFLCKDGIHPNIEGQSLIANVILKFLKENYNFLLQH; encoded by the coding sequence ATGGAAATAAAAGATAGTTATATTTTTATAGCATTTGGTGATTCTATTACAAAGGGAATCATTTATGATGATGAAAGATCTAAATACGCAACTTTAAAAGAAAACTTTACGAGCATCATTGAAAATAAAATAAAAGGCCCAGTATATAATGCTGGTAAATTTGGTAGTACCATTATGAGAGGCGCACGTAAGATGTATAATGATGTCATCAAAAAATCACCTGATATAGTGTTAATAGAATTTGGTGGTAATGACTGTGACTATAACTGGAATGACATCGCTAAAAATCCTGATATGGAATACAGACCTAATACTGATATTTCTATCTTTCGTGAAACACTACTTACAATGATAGACACATTGAAAACTAATCACATATTCCCTATACTTATGACGTTGCCACCACTCGATCCTTTAAAGTATTTTAAATGGATTACAAAAGAAGATTCTACTTCAGAAAAAAATATCTTACAGTGGTTAGGCACGAAGGATAGACTCTTTAATTGGCATAACTCATATAGTAAAATCATTACTGAGATAGCCGCTGAAACTAGCACTGTTCTTATTGATGTACGCACAGAGTTTTTAAAGTACAGCGACTATAGTCAATTTTTATGTAAAGATGGAATACATCCCAATATTGAAGGTCAATCATTAATAGCAAATGTTATATTAAAATTTTTAAAAGAAAACTACAACTTTTTATTACAACATTAA
- the gltB gene encoding glutamate synthase large subunit, whose protein sequence is MSNSIGYPEKQGLYDPAFEKDNCGVGFVANIRGEKTNGIIKKGLKVLVNLTHRGAVGADPKTGDGAGILVQIPDEFLRISCDNLGLELPMAGSYAVGMIFLPKEPALRFQCEGILERIAEEEGQKILGWRSVPIDNRNIGDTAKGTEPIIRQIFLGSNFKDPTLTDEQLQEEFERRLYIIRKRAEREVIKLVNRSTEYFYICSLSSRTIVYKGLLLADQIKGFYIDLQDINFKSAICLVHQRYSTNTFPTWDLAQPFRYLAHNGEINTIRGNRNWMNAREGVLKSKVYGKNIKKLFPIISPNGSDSASLDNMLELLKMDGRSLPHSIMMLIPEVWMSNNDMEDYKKSFYEYHGSLIEPWDGPAVVAFTDGIRIGATLDRNGLRPARYIITKDGFAVLASEAGVLKFKPENIKEKGKLQPGKMFLIDTNEGRIIEDEEVKKAVCTNKPYGEMILKNKLYLEDFDAVINDVKIDKDILKERQQAFGYSLEDLRIILSPMARDGKEPIGSMGNDTPLAVLSNRPQLLFAYFKQLFAQVTNPPIDPIREKMVMSLMNYLGSQDNVLNQDLTDNPFIEIKSPILTNLEVAKIKNLKDNAFKTTTIPITFKADTGIEGFKDALDKLCKRTSARIEEGYNIIVLSDKSVDSYDAAIPSLLALSAVQQHLTRKKTRTSVSIIVETGEARETMHFALLIGYGATGVNPYLAFKSIDNIINDGDIENVSIEKAHENYIHAISQGLLKILSKMGISTIQSYHGAQIFDAVGLSSDLLQKYFGGTSSRIGGIGVDTVAREVLIRHKNAFNKLRKPIAELDVGGAYSWRKGGEHHLFNPDTIFKLQVATKSNDYNLYKEYAKVINEQDKNLCTIRGLFELNYGDGIPIESVEPISEIVKRFCSGAMSFGSISKEAHETMAIAMNRLGGKSNTGEGGEDAERFKVDENGDLRRSAIKQIASGRFGVTAEYLVNADELQIKIAQGAKPGEGGQLPGKKVDANIARLRHSTPGIDLISPPPHHDIYSIEDLAQLIHDLKSVNPRARISTKLVSELGVGTIAAGVVKAHSDAIVISGHDGGTGASPLSSIKHAGLPWELGLAETQQVLLLNNLRSRVTVQTDGQLKTGRDVVIAALLGAEEFGFATTALVVLGCTMLRNCHLNTCDMGIATQDPELRKNFRGKPEYVVNFFTFISKEIREHMARLGFRTMNEMIGRVDKINQKKAIDHWKAKELDLSNILYKPDMPKRIKRYCVISQDHGLDTSLDFKLIEMAKISLENGMKSTSNLEIENVNRSVGAMLSGRIAMKYGAAGLPDDTITLNFVGAAGQSFGAFGANGLTLNLVGDANDYVGKGLSGAKIIVKTPENCSFIQDENFIAGNTILYGATSGKLFINGLVGERFAVRNSGAQAVVEGIGDHGCEYMTGGIVVIIGRTGRNFAAGMSGGIAYVIDEDETLKSNCNMEMIEVELITSEPDLLQLHSIIKEHFEATNSHKASKILNNWKEYKLKFKKVIPTAYKAILEGK, encoded by the coding sequence ATGAGTAATAGCATTGGTTATCCTGAAAAGCAAGGATTGTATGATCCGGCCTTTGAAAAAGATAATTGTGGCGTTGGCTTTGTAGCAAATATCAGAGGTGAGAAAACCAACGGTATTATAAAAAAAGGGTTAAAAGTTCTTGTGAATTTAACTCATAGAGGTGCAGTGGGTGCAGATCCTAAAACTGGAGATGGTGCAGGTATTTTGGTACAAATTCCTGATGAATTTCTTAGGATTAGCTGTGACAATTTAGGCCTAGAATTACCAATGGCAGGAAGCTACGCCGTAGGAATGATTTTTTTGCCAAAGGAACCTGCATTAAGATTTCAATGTGAAGGAATACTTGAAAGAATTGCCGAAGAAGAAGGACAAAAAATATTAGGTTGGAGATCTGTTCCTATAGATAATAGAAACATTGGAGACACGGCAAAAGGAACAGAGCCAATAATTAGACAGATTTTTTTAGGATCAAATTTTAAAGATCCGACTCTAACAGACGAGCAGCTTCAAGAAGAATTTGAAAGAAGACTTTATATTATAAGAAAAAGAGCAGAAAGAGAAGTAATCAAATTGGTTAATAGAAGCACAGAATATTTCTATATCTGCAGTCTTTCTAGCAGAACAATTGTTTACAAGGGACTTTTACTTGCCGACCAAATAAAAGGATTTTACATCGATTTACAAGACATAAATTTTAAGAGTGCGATTTGCCTTGTTCATCAAAGATATAGTACAAACACCTTTCCAACTTGGGATTTAGCACAACCCTTTAGATATTTGGCTCATAATGGCGAAATAAATACAATTAGAGGAAATAGAAACTGGATGAATGCTCGCGAAGGAGTTTTAAAGTCCAAAGTGTATGGAAAGAACATAAAGAAATTGTTTCCAATTATTAGCCCTAATGGTAGCGATTCAGCTTCCCTGGATAATATGTTAGAACTTTTAAAAATGGATGGAAGATCTCTACCTCATAGCATAATGATGTTGATTCCTGAAGTTTGGATGTCAAATAATGATATGGAAGATTATAAAAAATCTTTTTATGAGTATCATGGTTCGTTAATTGAACCTTGGGACGGTCCTGCTGTTGTTGCATTTACAGATGGTATTCGAATAGGTGCAACACTCGATAGAAATGGACTTAGGCCCGCAAGGTATATAATAACAAAGGATGGCTTTGCTGTTCTTGCATCTGAAGCTGGAGTACTTAAGTTTAAACCAGAGAATATCAAAGAAAAAGGCAAGCTTCAACCAGGAAAGATGTTTTTGATTGATACAAATGAAGGCAGAATAATTGAAGATGAAGAAGTAAAAAAAGCAGTTTGCACAAACAAGCCTTATGGTGAAATGATTTTAAAAAATAAACTTTATCTAGAAGATTTTGATGCTGTAATTAATGACGTTAAAATAGACAAAGATATTTTAAAGGAAAGGCAACAAGCCTTTGGATATTCTCTAGAAGATTTAAGGATTATACTATCTCCTATGGCAAGAGATGGTAAGGAACCCATTGGCTCTATGGGAAATGATACACCACTGGCTGTATTATCTAATAGGCCTCAACTCTTATTTGCTTATTTCAAGCAACTTTTTGCTCAGGTTACCAATCCACCAATAGATCCAATTAGAGAAAAAATGGTAATGTCACTTATGAACTATTTGGGATCTCAAGATAATGTTTTAAATCAAGATCTTACTGATAACCCATTTATAGAAATAAAGAGTCCTATCTTAACTAATTTAGAAGTAGCTAAGATTAAAAATTTAAAAGATAACGCTTTTAAAACTACAACAATCCCCATAACTTTTAAAGCAGATACTGGAATTGAAGGGTTTAAAGATGCCCTAGACAAGCTTTGCAAAAGAACATCTGCAAGAATTGAAGAAGGCTATAATATTATCGTTCTTAGTGATAAATCAGTAGACTCTTATGATGCTGCAATCCCAAGCTTACTTGCATTATCTGCCGTTCAGCAGCACTTAACCCGCAAAAAGACCAGAACCTCTGTTTCTATTATAGTCGAAACAGGAGAAGCTAGAGAAACAATGCATTTTGCCTTATTAATTGGCTATGGGGCAACAGGTGTTAATCCATATCTTGCATTTAAGTCTATTGATAATATTATAAATGATGGCGATATAGAAAATGTTTCTATAGAAAAAGCCCATGAAAACTATATACATGCAATATCACAAGGGCTTCTAAAAATATTATCAAAAATGGGAATTTCAACTATACAGAGTTATCATGGAGCACAAATTTTTGACGCAGTTGGCTTAAGTTCTGATTTACTCCAAAAATATTTTGGTGGAACTTCTTCTAGAATTGGTGGAATTGGTGTAGATACCGTAGCAAGAGAAGTATTAATTAGGCATAAAAATGCCTTCAACAAATTAAGAAAACCTATAGCTGAACTTGATGTAGGAGGGGCATATTCTTGGAGAAAAGGTGGAGAACACCACTTATTTAACCCGGATACAATCTTTAAACTTCAAGTTGCTACAAAATCAAATGATTATAATTTATATAAAGAATATGCAAAAGTGATAAATGAGCAGGACAAGAACTTATGTACAATTAGAGGATTATTTGAACTTAATTATGGGGACGGAATTCCAATAGAAAGTGTTGAACCAATTAGTGAAATAGTAAAACGCTTTTGCTCAGGTGCAATGTCCTTTGGGTCCATCAGCAAGGAAGCCCATGAAACTATGGCTATAGCTATGAATAGGCTTGGTGGAAAAAGCAACACTGGTGAAGGTGGAGAGGATGCCGAAAGATTCAAAGTTGATGAAAATGGTGATTTAAGAAGAAGTGCAATTAAACAAATAGCTTCCGGTAGATTTGGTGTAACTGCTGAATATCTTGTAAATGCAGACGAATTGCAAATAAAAATAGCTCAAGGAGCAAAACCTGGTGAAGGTGGTCAACTACCAGGCAAAAAAGTTGATGCAAATATAGCTAGGCTAAGGCATTCAACCCCTGGGATTGATTTAATTTCCCCACCACCTCATCACGATATATATTCTATTGAAGATTTAGCTCAGCTTATTCATGATCTAAAGAGTGTAAACCCTAGGGCCAGAATAAGTACAAAATTGGTTTCAGAGTTAGGTGTTGGAACCATAGCCGCTGGAGTTGTTAAGGCACATTCAGATGCTATAGTAATAAGTGGTCATGATGGAGGAACAGGTGCTTCCCCACTTTCCTCAATAAAGCATGCGGGGCTACCTTGGGAGCTTGGACTTGCTGAAACCCAGCAGGTATTGCTTTTAAATAATTTAAGAAGCAGAGTAACCGTTCAAACTGATGGTCAGCTTAAAACAGGACGTGATGTTGTTATTGCAGCACTTCTTGGAGCAGAAGAATTTGGGTTTGCAACTACAGCTCTTGTAGTGCTCGGTTGTACTATGCTAAGAAATTGTCACTTGAATACTTGTGATATGGGCATAGCTACGCAAGATCCAGAACTTCGTAAGAATTTCAGGGGAAAACCTGAATACGTGGTGAATTTCTTTACATTTATTTCCAAGGAAATAAGAGAGCATATGGCGAGACTTGGTTTTAGAACTATGAATGAAATGATAGGTAGAGTAGATAAAATTAATCAGAAAAAGGCTATAGACCACTGGAAAGCAAAGGAACTAGATTTATCAAATATTCTATATAAACCTGATATGCCCAAAAGGATTAAGCGGTACTGTGTAATATCACAAGATCACGGGTTAGATACTTCTTTAGATTTCAAGCTTATTGAAATGGCAAAAATATCCCTAGAAAATGGAATGAAAAGCACCTCTAATTTAGAAATTGAAAATGTTAATCGTTCTGTTGGTGCAATGTTAAGTGGAAGAATTGCTATGAAATATGGCGCCGCTGGACTTCCTGACGATACAATAACATTAAATTTTGTTGGGGCAGCAGGTCAGAGTTTTGGAGCCTTTGGTGCTAATGGATTAACATTAAACTTAGTAGGAGATGCAAATGATTATGTTGGCAAAGGATTATCAGGTGCTAAAATAATTGTAAAGACACCAGAAAATTGCAGTTTTATTCAAGACGAAAACTTCATCGCGGGTAATACAATTCTTTATGGAGCGACTTCTGGTAAGTTGTTTATAAACGGATTAGTAGGCGAACGCTTTGCAGTAAGAAATTCAGGAGCCCAGGCTGTAGTTGAAGGAATTGGAGACCACGGTTGTGAATATATGACAGGTGGAATTGTAGTTATTATCGGAAGAACAGGCAGGAACTTTGCAGCCGGAATGAGCGGTGGTATAGCATACGTTATCGACGAAGATGAAACATTAAAATCAAACTGTAATATGGAAATGATAGAGGTAGAATTAATAACTTCAGAACCAGATTTATTACAGCTCCATTCGATAATAAAAGAACATTTTGAAGCAACTAACAGCCATAAAGCAAGTAAAATTCTAAATAACTGGAAAGAATACAAGTTAAAGTTCAAAAAAGTAATACCAACCGCTTACAAAGCAATATTAGAAGGTAAATAG